From a region of the Paraburkholderia hospita genome:
- a CDS encoding c-type cytochrome, producing the protein MHRRTIGSSILLLLCALCARASFAASNDAPTPSAMDEKMHACTTCHGAQGQGRNNDYFPRIAGKPAEYLFNQLTAFRDGGRTYPPMGYLLAFLPDEYLRKISQYFADLQPPYPNPDTNPVPQATLDYGKQVVMQGDTKRGIPACAACHGERLTGQQPGIPGLLGLHASYIAGQMGTWRSGTRHAVAPDCMHTIAVKLSDKDITAVSSWLARQPRPADPRPVPRLPGKLPLACGSQPE; encoded by the coding sequence GTGCATCGCAGAACCATCGGCTCTTCGATCCTTTTGCTGCTGTGCGCCCTTTGCGCGCGAGCGTCATTCGCGGCGTCGAACGACGCGCCCACGCCGTCGGCGATGGACGAGAAAATGCACGCCTGCACGACCTGTCACGGCGCGCAGGGCCAGGGGCGCAACAACGATTACTTTCCGCGTATCGCGGGCAAGCCCGCCGAGTATCTGTTCAACCAGTTGACGGCATTTCGCGACGGCGGCCGCACCTATCCGCCGATGGGTTATCTGCTCGCGTTTCTCCCCGACGAGTACCTGCGCAAGATCAGCCAGTATTTCGCCGATCTGCAGCCACCGTATCCGAATCCCGACACCAACCCGGTGCCGCAAGCGACGCTCGATTACGGCAAGCAGGTCGTCATGCAAGGCGACACGAAGCGCGGCATTCCGGCATGCGCCGCCTGTCATGGCGAGCGGTTGACGGGACAGCAACCGGGCATCCCCGGGCTGCTCGGTCTGCATGCGAGCTATATCGCCGGACAGATGGGTACGTGGCGCTCGGGCACGCGTCACGCGGTCGCGCCCGACTGCATGCACACCATCGCCGTGAAGCTGAGCGACAAGGACATCACCGCCGTATCGAGCTGGCTCGCGCGCCAGCCGCGTCCCGCCGA
- a CDS encoding LysR family transcriptional regulator, with amino-acid sequence MIQRAFDLAQLRTFVAVAEAGSVSAGAERVFLSQSSASEQLKKLEERAGQPLFLRGKQGVTPTPAGAKLLDHARRILAMSEAAFEDLQGRSLDGELRIAITDYYRPHDVARVLKIFSEQHPRLRLHVTVLPSAVIDSSVENDTTFDIGLSLRIVAPDTKRAASNRPHEASTVVRREKLVWAMSADADPRHVAAPFHLVLLPSTCQLQRFVVRLLDENKVSYLVSHSASGMAGLQLALKAGLGISCLNESSIGSGMVPCPPTIGLPQLPAVEFHLLPGRPGESARVSDAREAFMRLLA; translated from the coding sequence ATGATCCAGCGTGCGTTCGACCTTGCACAGTTGCGCACCTTCGTTGCCGTCGCGGAAGCGGGCAGCGTGTCGGCGGGCGCGGAACGCGTGTTCCTGTCGCAGTCGTCGGCGAGCGAGCAGTTGAAGAAGCTCGAAGAGCGCGCGGGCCAGCCGCTGTTCCTGCGCGGCAAGCAGGGCGTCACCCCGACGCCCGCAGGCGCGAAGCTGCTCGACCATGCGCGCCGCATTCTGGCGATGAGCGAAGCGGCATTCGAAGATCTGCAAGGCCGCTCGCTCGACGGCGAACTGCGCATCGCGATCACCGACTACTACCGGCCGCACGACGTCGCGCGCGTGCTGAAAATATTCTCGGAGCAGCATCCGCGGCTGCGTCTGCATGTGACCGTGCTGCCGAGCGCGGTGATCGACAGCAGCGTCGAAAACGACACCACGTTCGATATCGGCCTGTCGCTGCGCATCGTCGCGCCGGACACGAAGCGCGCGGCATCCAACAGGCCGCACGAGGCGAGCACCGTCGTGCGGCGCGAGAAGCTGGTGTGGGCCATGTCCGCCGACGCCGATCCGCGACACGTCGCCGCGCCTTTCCATCTCGTGCTGCTGCCGTCCACTTGTCAGCTGCAGCGCTTCGTCGTCAGGTTGCTCGACGAGAACAAGGTGTCGTATCTCGTCTCGCATTCGGCATCGGGCATGGCGGGTCTTCAACTGGCGTTGAAGGCGGGGCTCGGCATCTCGTGTCTGAATGAATCGTCGATCGGCTCGGGCATGGTGCCGTGTCCGCCGACGATCGGCCTCCCTCAGTTGCCAGCCGTCGAATTTCATCTGCTGCCCGGACGTCCCGGCGAAAGCGCACGCGTCAGCGATGCGCGCGAAGCGTTCATGCGCCTGCTCGCGTGA
- a CDS encoding MFS transporter — protein sequence MGGNHRWKVLGVGFAANASFSAAFSGIPTTAIFLRNGYHIGNGGLGLVLGMLGLGIAISELPWGLLTDRWGDRRVLLLGLLTTAAALTAMAGFVVPNGADAPGIVPLALGLLAVGLLGGSVNGSSGRAVMAWFREGERGLAMSIRQTAVPAGGGLGALALPSLAAHFGFVAVYGVLAVLCTVTAWFAWCWLHEPPVAAASGGQHAAGGELAASPAEPAAPATPHSPLRDAGVWRVALGIGVLCVPQLAVVTFATVFLHDFGHAGVLEISGTMVAVQAGAAVARVWSGRWTDRHGNRRQYMRACSVLTALLFATLALIAAGANGAHGAIAVVLAAMVVLGGVSASAWHGVAYTELATLAGTRRAGTALAMGNTCAFMTLFVTPLAIPPLLAATSWPAVWAIASVCALIALPVFPRPVRTARYASRARA from the coding sequence ATGGGCGGCAATCACCGCTGGAAGGTGCTGGGCGTCGGCTTTGCCGCGAACGCGAGCTTCTCGGCCGCTTTTTCGGGCATTCCGACGACGGCGATTTTTCTGCGCAACGGCTATCACATCGGCAACGGCGGGCTGGGCCTCGTGCTCGGCATGCTGGGGCTCGGCATTGCCATCAGCGAATTGCCGTGGGGATTGCTCACCGACCGTTGGGGTGACCGGCGCGTGCTGCTGCTCGGCCTTCTGACGACGGCGGCCGCGCTTACCGCGATGGCAGGCTTCGTGGTGCCGAACGGCGCCGATGCGCCGGGCATCGTGCCGCTCGCGCTCGGATTGCTGGCTGTCGGGCTGCTGGGCGGCAGCGTCAACGGATCGAGCGGGCGCGCGGTGATGGCGTGGTTTCGCGAAGGCGAGCGCGGCCTCGCGATGAGCATCCGGCAGACGGCCGTGCCCGCAGGCGGCGGGTTGGGCGCGCTGGCGTTGCCGTCGCTTGCCGCGCATTTCGGCTTTGTGGCCGTGTATGGCGTGCTCGCCGTGCTGTGCACGGTGACCGCGTGGTTCGCGTGGTGCTGGCTGCACGAGCCGCCCGTAGCGGCTGCGTCGGGCGGGCAGCATGCAGCTGGCGGCGAGCTCGCTGCTTCGCCTGCCGAGCCTGCCGCGCCCGCCACGCCCCATTCGCCGCTGCGCGATGCCGGCGTGTGGCGTGTCGCGCTGGGCATCGGCGTGCTGTGCGTGCCGCAACTGGCCGTCGTGACGTTCGCGACGGTCTTTCTGCACGACTTCGGCCATGCAGGCGTGTTGGAGATCAGCGGGACAATGGTCGCCGTGCAGGCGGGCGCCGCCGTCGCGCGCGTGTGGAGCGGGCGCTGGACGGACCGGCACGGCAACCGGCGCCAGTACATGCGCGCCTGCAGCGTGCTGACGGCGCTGCTGTTCGCGACGCTCGCGTTGATTGCCGCGGGCGCCAACGGCGCGCACGGCGCGATCGCGGTCGTGCTGGCGGCGATGGTGGTGCTCGGCGGCGTGAGCGCGTCCGCATGGCACGGCGTCGCCTACACGGAACTTGCGACGCTCGCGGGCACGCGCCGCGCGGGTACCGCGCTGGCGATGGGCAACACGTGCGCGTTCATGACCCTGTTCGTCACACCGCTTGCCATTCCGCCGCTGCTCGCGGCGACCTCGTGGCCGGCCGTGTGGGCAATCGCGAGCGTGTGCGCGCTGATTGCGCTGCCCGTCTTCCCGCGGCCCGTGCGCACGGCGCGGTATGCGTCGAGAGCCAGGGCGTGA
- a CDS encoding response regulator transcription factor — translation MLADDHPFVLLGIRATLVAHGGFTIVGEATSPSSLVQLMGKTSCDVLVTDLTMPDASGDADDGLRLIRRIRGGWPEVRIVVLTSLTNAAILRSIVSDGVIGMLNKSESMDELAAAIRAAGAGRSYVSQSILLTLAEASGEPLGMSPMRNLSPRQAEVIRMFVRGKSISEIARDLGRDVRTVSRQKRDAMAKLGVSNDPGLFAFVRAYGLVQKVA, via the coding sequence ATGCTGGCAGACGATCATCCGTTTGTTCTGCTCGGTATCCGGGCCACGCTCGTGGCGCACGGAGGATTCACGATCGTCGGCGAGGCGACGAGCCCTTCGTCGCTCGTTCAACTGATGGGTAAGACCTCATGCGATGTGCTGGTCACGGACTTGACCATGCCGGATGCTTCGGGTGACGCGGATGACGGGCTGCGGCTCATCCGGCGCATCCGGGGCGGCTGGCCCGAGGTGCGCATCGTCGTGCTGACCAGTCTGACCAACGCTGCCATTCTCCGGTCGATCGTGTCCGACGGCGTGATCGGCATGCTCAACAAGAGCGAATCGATGGACGAGCTGGCCGCGGCTATCCGCGCGGCGGGCGCAGGCCGTTCCTACGTCAGCCAGTCAATCCTGCTGACGCTCGCAGAAGCGAGCGGTGAGCCGCTTGGGATGTCGCCCATGCGCAATCTTTCCCCGCGCCAGGCCGAAGTGATCCGCATGTTCGTGCGCGGCAAGTCGATCTCCGAAATCGCCCGCGACCTCGGGCGGGATGTCCGGACGGTCAGCCGGCAAAAGCGCGACGCAATGGCGAAGCTGGGCGTCAGCAATGATCCGGGGCTTTTTGCGTTCGTGCGAGCGTATGGTCTTGTGCAGAAAGTTGCGTAG